One part of the Carassius gibelio isolate Cgi1373 ecotype wild population from Czech Republic chromosome B6, carGib1.2-hapl.c, whole genome shotgun sequence genome encodes these proteins:
- the myh11a gene encoding myosin-11a isoform X1: MTKKTLSEDEKFLFTDRDFINSSVAQADWSAKKLVWIPSEKHGFESASIKEERGDEVLVELVDNGKKITVNKDDIQKMNPPKFSKVEDMAELTCLNEASVLHNLRERYYSGLIYTYSGLFCVVVNPYKMLPIYSEKIIDMYKGKKRHEVPPHIYSITDNAYRNMMQDREDQSILCTGESGAGKTENTKKVIQYLAVVASSHKGKKDTSAQHTGQQFAYGELEKQLLQANPILEAFGNAKTIKNDNSSRFGKFIRINFDVTGFIVGANIETYLLEKSRCIRQAKTERAFHIFYYMVAGAKDKLREELLLENFSNYRFLSAGHVQIPGNQDDEMYEETMEAMDIMGFTVEERTDVLKVVSTVLQLGNIEFKKERNQEQATMPDNTAAQKVCHLQGINVTDFTRAILTPRIKVGREVVQKAQTKEQADFAIEALAKAMYERLFRWILLRVNKALDKTKRQGASFLGILDIAGFEIFEDNSFEQLCINYTNEKLQQLFNHTMFILEQEEYQREGIEWNFIDFGLDLQPCIELIERPNNPPGILALLDEECWFPKATDVSFVEKLCNTHVNHTKFAKPKQLKDKTEFSVFHYAGRVDYNSIAWLTKNMDPLNDNVTALLNNSSNPFVQDLWKDADRVVGLETIAKMSDSFAPGASKTKKGMFRTVGQLYKESLAKLMTTLHNTQPNFVRCIIPNHEKRAGKLEAHLVLEQLRCNGVLEGIRICRQGFPNRIVFQEFRQRYEVLAPSAIPKGFMDGKQACCLMIKHLDLDPNLYRIGQSKIFFRTGVLAQLEEERDLKITVIIIAFQAQARGFLARKAFAKRQQQLTAMKVIQRNCAAYLKLRNWQWWRLFTKVKPLLQVTRQEEEMSLKEEELHRAKESAQKFETELKDVSVKHAQLMDERNQLQEKLQAETELYAEAEEMRVRLASKKQELEEILHEMEARLEEEEDRGAALQLEKKKMHDQIKDLEEHLEEEEDARQKLQLEKVTCDAKIKKLEDDILMMEDHNNKLQKERKLLEERVADFSSNLAEEEEKSKNLTKLKNKHESMISELEVRLKKEEKTRQELEKAKRKLEGESNDLQEQIADLQAQIADLKAQLAKKEEELQAALARLEDETAQKNNALKKIRELEGHISDLQEDVESERAARNKAEKTKRDLGEELEALKSELEDTLDTTATQQELRAKREQEVTLLKKAMEEESRVHEAQVQEMRQKHTQAFEELTEQLEQSKRVKSNLEKAKQALEKETSELHVEIRSLTQSKQDVENKRKKVEGQLADLQSRFNDSERQKAELGDRVSKITVELESVTNLLNEAEGKNIKLNKDVASLTSQVQDTQELLAEETRQKLQFSTKLRQMEDDRNALQEQLEEESEAKRNVERQVSTLNIQLADFKKKLDEVSGNVELLEEGKKRLQRDLEAANTQFEEKAAAFDKLEKTKNRLQQELEDTLMDLDNQRQLVSNLEKKQKKFDQMLAEEKSISNKYADERDRAEAEAREKETKALSLAKALEEAQESREELERANKALRAEMEDLVSSKDDVGKSVHELEKSKRGLEAQVEEMKTQLEELEDELQAAEDAKLRLEVNMQALKAQFERDLQGRDEQGEEKKRQLIKQVRELETELEDERKQRTLIAASKKKMEGDIKDLEGQVETSNKGREEAIKQLRKLQAQMKDFQRELDDARAAREEVLSSAKESERKAKTLEAELLQMHEDLAAAERAKKQAEAERDELADELASNASGKSALADEKRRLEAKIQQLEEELEEEQGNMEMLNDKLRKSAQQVDQLTNELQAERTTSQKNESARQLMERQNKELKAKLQEMESQVKSKFKSSITALEAKVAQLEEQLEQESRDKQNTAKAVRQKDKKLKDLMLQVEDERKQAEQYKDQADKANARVKQLKRQLEESEEESQRITAARRKLQRELDEATEANDTMSREVTSLKSKLRRGNDPSSFSSTPRRTGGSRRGMIDSSDAAEDDADMQGDHNGTKSSE, from the exons ATCGAGAGGACCAGTCTATTCTTTGCAC TGGAGAATCAGGTGCTGGGAAGACAGAAAACACCAAGAAAGTCATCCAGTATTTGGCTGTAGTGGCCTCGTCCCACAAAGGCAAGAAAGACACAAGCGCT CAACATACAGGACAACAGTTTGCCTAT GGTGAGCTGGAAAAGCAACTACTGCAGGCCAATCCAATTCTAGAGGCCTTTGGTAATGCCAAGACCATCAAGAATGACAACTCTTCCCGATTC GGCAAATTTATCCGCATTAACTTTGATGTGACAGGTTTCATAGTTGGAGCCAACATAGAGACCT ATCTGTTAGAGAAATCTCGTTGTATCAGACAAGCAAAAACTGAAAGAGCTTTCCACATCTTCTACTACATGGTAGCTGGAGCAAAGGACAAATTACGCG AGGAGCTTTTGCTTGAAAACTTCAGCAACTACCGTTTCCTCTCGGCTGGCCATGTCCAGATTCCAGGCAACCAGGATGATGAAATGTATGAAGAAACCATGGAGGCCATGGATATCATGGGCTTCACTGTTGAAGAAAGAACAG ATGTCCTCAAAGTTGTCTCAACTGTGCTTCAGTTGGGTAACATTGAGTTCAAAAAAGAGAGGAACCAGGAACAGGCTACCATGCCAGACAACACAG CCGCCCAGAAAGTTTGCCATCTCCAAGGCATTAATGTGACAGACTTCACAAGAGCCATTCTGACGCCACGCATTAAAGTGGGTCGTGAGGTTGTGCAGAAGGCCCAAACCAAAGAACAG GCTGATTTTGCCATTGAAGCTTTAGCTAAAGCCATGTATGAACGTTTGTTCCGTTGGATCCTTCTAAGAGTTAATAAGGCACTGGACAAGACAAAACGTCAAGGTGCCTCATTCCTTGGGATCTTGGACATTGCTGGCTTTGAGATCTTTGag GACAATTCCTTTGAGCAGCTCTGCATCAACTACACCAACGAGAAGCTTCAGCAGCTGTTCAACCACACCATGTTCATCCTGGAGCAGGAAGAGTACCAGCGTGAAGGCATCGAATGGAACTTTATTGACTTTGGGCTGGATCTGCAACCTTGCATCGAGCTCATTGAAAGGCCG AACAATCCTCCAGGCATCCTGGCTCTGCTGGATGAAGAGTGTTGGTTTCCAAAGGCAACAGATGTTTCCTTCGTGGAGAAACTTTGTAACACTCATGTTAATCATACTAAGTTTGCTAAACCTAAGCAACTGAAGGACAAGACGGAATTCTCTGTGTTTCACTATGCTGGACGG GTGGACTACAATTCCATAGCTTGGCTGACCAAGAACATGGACCCCTTAAATGACAACGTTACAGCGCTGCTCAATAATTCCTCCAATCCATTTGTGCAAGATCTGTGGAAAGATG CTGACCGTGTGGTTGGATTGGAAACCATTGCCAAAATGTCAGACAGCTTTGCACCTGGTGCCTCTAAGACCAAGAAGGGCATGTTCCGTACTGTGGGCCAGCTTTACAAAGAGTCTTTGGCCAAACTAATGACCACACTGCACAACACGCAGCCAAACTTTGTCCGTTGCATTATCCCTAACCATGAGAAACGG GCAGGAAAGTTGGAGGCCCACCTGGTGCTTGAACAGTTGAGATGCAATGGTGTGCTAGAGGGCATTCGTATCTGCCGCCAGGGATTCCCTAACAGAATTGTCTTCCAAGAGTTCAGACAGCG ATATGAGGTCTTGGCACCAAGTGCTATTCCAAAGGGTTTCATGGATGGCAAGCAAGCCTGCTGTCTGATG ATCAAGCACCTGGACCTGGACCCAAATCTGTACCGTATTGGTCAGAGCAAAATCTTCTTCCGCACAGGAGTCCTGGCCCAGCTTGAAGAGGAGCGTGACTTGAAGATCACAGTCATAATCATTGCCTTCCAGGCACAGGCCAGGGGATTCCTAGCTAGAAA GGCCTTTGCTAAGAGGCAGCAACAGCTAACAGCTATGAAGGTGATCCAGAGGAACTGTGCTGCTTATCTGAAACTCAGGAACTGGCAATGGTGGAGACTCTTCACCAAG GTGAAGCCTCTCCTCCAGGTGACACGCCAAGAAGAGGAGATGAGTCTAAAGGAGGAGGAGCTCCATAGAGCCAAAGAATCTGCTCAAAAATTTGAGACAGAGCTAAAAGACGTTTCAGTGAAACATGCACAG CTTATGGATGAAAGGAACCAGCTCCAGGAGAAGCTGCAGGCTGAGACAGAGCTCTACGCTGAGGCAGAGGAAATGAGAGTACGGTTAGCTAGCAAAAAGCAAGAACTTGAGGAGATCTTGCATGAGATGGAGGCCAggttggaggaggaggaggatcgTGGTGCAGCCTTACAACTGGAAAAGAAGAAAATGCACGATCAGATCAAA gaTCTTGAGGAACATCTTGAGGAGGAAGAAGATGCTCGTCAGAAGTTGCAACTGGAGAAGGTTACTTGTGATGCCAAGATCAAGAAGCTAGAAGATGATATCTTGATGATGGAGGACCACAACAACAAATTGCAGAAG GAGAGGAAGCTTCTAGAAGAAAGGGTAGCAGACTTTAGCTCAAACCttgctgaagaagaagaaaaatccaAAAACCTGACAAAGCTGAAGAATAAGCATGAGTCAATGATCTCAGAATTGGAGg TGCGCTTGAAGAAAGAGGAAAAGACTCGACAGGAGCTGGAAAAAGCCAAGAGAAAGTTGGAGGGTGAGTCAAATGACCTTCAGGAGCAGATTGCTGACCTTCAAGCTCAGATTGCTGATCTGAAAGCCCAGCTTGCTAAAAAAGAGGAGGAGCTTCAGGCTGCACTGGCACG ATTGGAGGATGAGACAGCTCAGAAAAACAATGCACTGAAGAAAATTAGAGAGCTGGAGGGACACATCTCAGATCTTCAGGAGGATGTAGAATCAGAGCGGGCTGCCCGGAATAAGGCTGAAAAAACCAAGAGAGACTTGGGAGAAGAGCTTGAAGCCCTCAAATCAGAGCTGGAGGACACACTGGACACCACAGCCACTCAGCAGGAGCTCAG GGCCAAACGTGAGCAGGAGGTGACTCTTTTGAAGAAAGCCATGGAGGAGGAGAGTCGTGTCCATGAGGCCCAGGTGCAGGAGATGAGACAGAAACATACCCAAGCTTTTGAGGAGCTTACAGAGCAGCTGGAGCAGTCCAAGAGA GTAAAGTCAAACCTGGAAAAAGCCAAGCAAGCTTTGGAGAAGGAAACATCAGAGCTCCATGTGGAGATCCGTTCTCTTACTCAGAGCAAACAGGATGTGGAAAACAAGAGGAAGAAGGTGGAAGGACAGCTTGCTGACCTGCAGTCTCGTTTCAATGATAGTGAGAGGCAGAAAGCCGAGCTGGGAGATCGGGTCTCTAAAATCACT GTGGAACTAGAGAGTGTTACCAACCTTCTTAATGAAGCAGAGGGGAAGAACATCAAACTTAACAAGGATGTGGCTAGCTTAACTTCTCAAGTGCAAGATACACAG GAGTTGCTGGCTGAAGAGACGAGACAAAAACTCCAGTTCTCCACCAAACTACGTCAAATGGAGGATGACCGTAATGCCCTTCAGGAGCAGCTTGAGGAAGAATCGGAAGCAAAGAGGAATGTGGAGAGGCAGGTTTCGACACTGAACATTCAG CTCGCTGACTTTAAGAAGAAGCTGGATGAGGTGTCAGGTAATGTTGAACTTTTAGAAGAAGGCAAGAAGCGGCTGCAGAGAGACCTGGAGGCTGCCAATACTCAGTTTGAGGAGAAGGCAGCAGCTTTCGACAAGCTTGAGAAGACCAAGAACAGACTGCAACAGGAGCTTGAGGACACGCTGATGGATTTGGACAACCAGAGACAGCTGGTGTCCAACCTTGAGAAGAAACAGAAGAAGTTTGATCAG ATGCTTGCTGAAGAGAAGAGCATCTCTAATAAGTATGCAGATGAGCGAGATCGCGCAGAGGCCGAGgccagagagaaagagaccaaAGCTCTTTCTTTAGCCAAAGCTCTTGAAGAAGCCCAAGAATCCCGTGAGGAGCTCGAAAGAGCCAATAAAGCCCTTCGTGCTGAAATGGAGGACCTGGTCAGCTCCAAAGATGATGTGGGCAAGAGT GTACATGAGCTTGAGAAGTCCAAACGTGGCCTGGAGGCTCAGGTAGAAGAGATGAAGACTCAGTTGGAAGAGCTGGAGGATGAATTACAGGCTGCAGAAGATGCCAAACTGCGCCTGGAAGTCAACATGCAGGCTCTGAAGGCCCAGTTTGAGCGAGATCTCCAGGGCAGAGATGAGCAAGGGGAGGAGAAGAAGAGGCAGTTGATCAAACAG GTGCGTGAGCTGGAAACTGAACTCGAAGATGAGCGTAAGCAAAGAACTCTAATAGCTGCTTCCAAGAAAAAAATGGAGGGAGACATAAAGGACCTTGAGGGCCAAGTTGAGACATCTAACAAGGGACGAGAAGAGGCGATCAAGCAGCTCCGCAAGCTCCAG GCTCAAATGAAAGACTTCCAAAGAGAGCTTGATGATGCTCGAGCTGCCAGGGAGGAAGTTTTATCCAGTGCCAAGGAGAGTGAGAGGAAGGCCAAGACTTTGGAGGCTGAACTTCTGCAGATGCATGAG GACTTGGCTGCAGCTGAGAGGGCTAAAAAGCAAGCTGAAGCTGAGAGAGATGAACTGGCTGACGAGTTGGCCAGCAATGCATCTGGAAA ATCTGCACTGGCTGATGAGAAGAGACGGTTGGAAGCGAAGATTCAACAGCTGGAGGAAGAGCTGGAGGAGGAGCAGGGCAATATGGAGATGCTTAATGACAAGCTGAGGAAGAGTGCCCAGCAG GTTGACCAACTTACCAACGAGCTCCAGGCTGAACGCACCACGTCCCAAAAGAACGAGAGCGCCAGACAGTTGATGGAGAGGCAGAATAAAGAGCTGAAAGCTAAACTCCAGGAGATGGAGAGCCAAGTCAAATCCAAATTTAAGTCCTCCATCACTGCTCTTGAGGCCAAAGTGGCACAACTGGAGGAACAACTTGAGCAGGAGAGCAG AGACAAGCAGAACACGGCAAAGGCAGTTCGCCAGAAGGATAAGAAACTCAAGGATTTGATGCTCCAAGTGGAAGATGAACGAAAACAAGCAGAACAATATAAAGACCAG GCGGATAAGGCGAATGCTCGTGTTAAACAGCTGAAGAGGCAGTTGGAAGAGAGCGAGGAAGAGTCCCAGCGAATCACCGCAGCCCGTAGAAAGCTTCAGAGAGAGCTGGATGAGGCCACAGAAGCCAATGATACCATGAGCCGTGAGGTCACTTCCCTCAAGAGCAAACTCAG GCGAGGCAACGATCCATCATCCTTCAGCAGTACACCGAGGCGCACAGGTGGTAGCAGACGGGGAATGATTGACAGCTCAGATGCTGCAGAGGATGATGCGGACATGCAGGGCGACCACAATGGAACCAAATCTAGTGAATAG
- the myh11a gene encoding myosin-11a isoform X2, with product MTKKTLSEDEKFLFTDRDFINSSVAQADWSAKKLVWIPSEKHGFESASIKEERGDEVLVELVDNGKKITVNKDDIQKMNPPKFSKVEDMAELTCLNEASVLHNLRERYYSGLIYTYSGLFCVVVNPYKMLPIYSEKIIDMYKGKKRHEVPPHIYSITDNAYRNMMQDREDQSILCTGESGAGKTENTKKVIQYLAVVASSHKGKKDTSAQHTGQQFAYGELEKQLLQANPILEAFGNAKTIKNDNSSRFGKFIRINFDVTGFIVGANIETYLLEKSRCIRQAKTERAFHIFYYMVAGAKDKLREELLLENFSNYRFLSAGHVQIPGNQDDEMYEETMEAMDIMGFTVEERTDVLKVVSTVLQLGNIEFKKERNQEQATMPDNTAAQKVCHLQGINVTDFTRAILTPRIKVGREVVQKAQTKEQADFAIEALAKAMYERLFRWILLRVNKALDKTKRQGASFLGILDIAGFEIFELCINYTNEKLQQLFNHTMFILEQEEYQREGIEWNFIDFGLDLQPCIELIERPNNPPGILALLDEECWFPKATDVSFVEKLCNTHVNHTKFAKPKQLKDKTEFSVFHYAGRVDYNSIAWLTKNMDPLNDNVTALLNNSSNPFVQDLWKDADRVVGLETIAKMSDSFAPGASKTKKGMFRTVGQLYKESLAKLMTTLHNTQPNFVRCIIPNHEKRAGKLEAHLVLEQLRCNGVLEGIRICRQGFPNRIVFQEFRQRYEVLAPSAIPKGFMDGKQACCLMIKHLDLDPNLYRIGQSKIFFRTGVLAQLEEERDLKITVIIIAFQAQARGFLARKAFAKRQQQLTAMKVIQRNCAAYLKLRNWQWWRLFTKVKPLLQVTRQEEEMSLKEEELHRAKESAQKFETELKDVSVKHAQLMDERNQLQEKLQAETELYAEAEEMRVRLASKKQELEEILHEMEARLEEEEDRGAALQLEKKKMHDQIKDLEEHLEEEEDARQKLQLEKVTCDAKIKKLEDDILMMEDHNNKLQKERKLLEERVADFSSNLAEEEEKSKNLTKLKNKHESMISELEVRLKKEEKTRQELEKAKRKLEGESNDLQEQIADLQAQIADLKAQLAKKEEELQAALARLEDETAQKNNALKKIRELEGHISDLQEDVESERAARNKAEKTKRDLGEELEALKSELEDTLDTTATQQELRAKREQEVTLLKKAMEEESRVHEAQVQEMRQKHTQAFEELTEQLEQSKRVKSNLEKAKQALEKETSELHVEIRSLTQSKQDVENKRKKVEGQLADLQSRFNDSERQKAELGDRVSKITVELESVTNLLNEAEGKNIKLNKDVASLTSQVQDTQELLAEETRQKLQFSTKLRQMEDDRNALQEQLEEESEAKRNVERQVSTLNIQLADFKKKLDEVSGNVELLEEGKKRLQRDLEAANTQFEEKAAAFDKLEKTKNRLQQELEDTLMDLDNQRQLVSNLEKKQKKFDQMLAEEKSISNKYADERDRAEAEAREKETKALSLAKALEEAQESREELERANKALRAEMEDLVSSKDDVGKSVHELEKSKRGLEAQVEEMKTQLEELEDELQAAEDAKLRLEVNMQALKAQFERDLQGRDEQGEEKKRQLIKQVRELETELEDERKQRTLIAASKKKMEGDIKDLEGQVETSNKGREEAIKQLRKLQAQMKDFQRELDDARAAREEVLSSAKESERKAKTLEAELLQMHEDLAAAERAKKQAEAERDELADELASNASGKSALADEKRRLEAKIQQLEEELEEEQGNMEMLNDKLRKSAQQVDQLTNELQAERTTSQKNESARQLMERQNKELKAKLQEMESQVKSKFKSSITALEAKVAQLEEQLEQESRDKQNTAKAVRQKDKKLKDLMLQVEDERKQAEQYKDQADKANARVKQLKRQLEESEEESQRITAARRKLQRELDEATEANDTMSREVTSLKSKLRRGNDPSSFSSTPRRTGGSRRGMIDSSDAAEDDADMQGDHNGTKSSE from the exons ATCGAGAGGACCAGTCTATTCTTTGCAC TGGAGAATCAGGTGCTGGGAAGACAGAAAACACCAAGAAAGTCATCCAGTATTTGGCTGTAGTGGCCTCGTCCCACAAAGGCAAGAAAGACACAAGCGCT CAACATACAGGACAACAGTTTGCCTAT GGTGAGCTGGAAAAGCAACTACTGCAGGCCAATCCAATTCTAGAGGCCTTTGGTAATGCCAAGACCATCAAGAATGACAACTCTTCCCGATTC GGCAAATTTATCCGCATTAACTTTGATGTGACAGGTTTCATAGTTGGAGCCAACATAGAGACCT ATCTGTTAGAGAAATCTCGTTGTATCAGACAAGCAAAAACTGAAAGAGCTTTCCACATCTTCTACTACATGGTAGCTGGAGCAAAGGACAAATTACGCG AGGAGCTTTTGCTTGAAAACTTCAGCAACTACCGTTTCCTCTCGGCTGGCCATGTCCAGATTCCAGGCAACCAGGATGATGAAATGTATGAAGAAACCATGGAGGCCATGGATATCATGGGCTTCACTGTTGAAGAAAGAACAG ATGTCCTCAAAGTTGTCTCAACTGTGCTTCAGTTGGGTAACATTGAGTTCAAAAAAGAGAGGAACCAGGAACAGGCTACCATGCCAGACAACACAG CCGCCCAGAAAGTTTGCCATCTCCAAGGCATTAATGTGACAGACTTCACAAGAGCCATTCTGACGCCACGCATTAAAGTGGGTCGTGAGGTTGTGCAGAAGGCCCAAACCAAAGAACAG GCTGATTTTGCCATTGAAGCTTTAGCTAAAGCCATGTATGAACGTTTGTTCCGTTGGATCCTTCTAAGAGTTAATAAGGCACTGGACAAGACAAAACGTCAAGGTGCCTCATTCCTTGGGATCTTGGACATTGCTGGCTTTGAGATCTTTGag CTCTGCATCAACTACACCAACGAGAAGCTTCAGCAGCTGTTCAACCACACCATGTTCATCCTGGAGCAGGAAGAGTACCAGCGTGAAGGCATCGAATGGAACTTTATTGACTTTGGGCTGGATCTGCAACCTTGCATCGAGCTCATTGAAAGGCCG AACAATCCTCCAGGCATCCTGGCTCTGCTGGATGAAGAGTGTTGGTTTCCAAAGGCAACAGATGTTTCCTTCGTGGAGAAACTTTGTAACACTCATGTTAATCATACTAAGTTTGCTAAACCTAAGCAACTGAAGGACAAGACGGAATTCTCTGTGTTTCACTATGCTGGACGG GTGGACTACAATTCCATAGCTTGGCTGACCAAGAACATGGACCCCTTAAATGACAACGTTACAGCGCTGCTCAATAATTCCTCCAATCCATTTGTGCAAGATCTGTGGAAAGATG CTGACCGTGTGGTTGGATTGGAAACCATTGCCAAAATGTCAGACAGCTTTGCACCTGGTGCCTCTAAGACCAAGAAGGGCATGTTCCGTACTGTGGGCCAGCTTTACAAAGAGTCTTTGGCCAAACTAATGACCACACTGCACAACACGCAGCCAAACTTTGTCCGTTGCATTATCCCTAACCATGAGAAACGG GCAGGAAAGTTGGAGGCCCACCTGGTGCTTGAACAGTTGAGATGCAATGGTGTGCTAGAGGGCATTCGTATCTGCCGCCAGGGATTCCCTAACAGAATTGTCTTCCAAGAGTTCAGACAGCG ATATGAGGTCTTGGCACCAAGTGCTATTCCAAAGGGTTTCATGGATGGCAAGCAAGCCTGCTGTCTGATG ATCAAGCACCTGGACCTGGACCCAAATCTGTACCGTATTGGTCAGAGCAAAATCTTCTTCCGCACAGGAGTCCTGGCCCAGCTTGAAGAGGAGCGTGACTTGAAGATCACAGTCATAATCATTGCCTTCCAGGCACAGGCCAGGGGATTCCTAGCTAGAAA GGCCTTTGCTAAGAGGCAGCAACAGCTAACAGCTATGAAGGTGATCCAGAGGAACTGTGCTGCTTATCTGAAACTCAGGAACTGGCAATGGTGGAGACTCTTCACCAAG GTGAAGCCTCTCCTCCAGGTGACACGCCAAGAAGAGGAGATGAGTCTAAAGGAGGAGGAGCTCCATAGAGCCAAAGAATCTGCTCAAAAATTTGAGACAGAGCTAAAAGACGTTTCAGTGAAACATGCACAG CTTATGGATGAAAGGAACCAGCTCCAGGAGAAGCTGCAGGCTGAGACAGAGCTCTACGCTGAGGCAGAGGAAATGAGAGTACGGTTAGCTAGCAAAAAGCAAGAACTTGAGGAGATCTTGCATGAGATGGAGGCCAggttggaggaggaggaggatcgTGGTGCAGCCTTACAACTGGAAAAGAAGAAAATGCACGATCAGATCAAA gaTCTTGAGGAACATCTTGAGGAGGAAGAAGATGCTCGTCAGAAGTTGCAACTGGAGAAGGTTACTTGTGATGCCAAGATCAAGAAGCTAGAAGATGATATCTTGATGATGGAGGACCACAACAACAAATTGCAGAAG GAGAGGAAGCTTCTAGAAGAAAGGGTAGCAGACTTTAGCTCAAACCttgctgaagaagaagaaaaatccaAAAACCTGACAAAGCTGAAGAATAAGCATGAGTCAATGATCTCAGAATTGGAGg TGCGCTTGAAGAAAGAGGAAAAGACTCGACAGGAGCTGGAAAAAGCCAAGAGAAAGTTGGAGGGTGAGTCAAATGACCTTCAGGAGCAGATTGCTGACCTTCAAGCTCAGATTGCTGATCTGAAAGCCCAGCTTGCTAAAAAAGAGGAGGAGCTTCAGGCTGCACTGGCACG ATTGGAGGATGAGACAGCTCAGAAAAACAATGCACTGAAGAAAATTAGAGAGCTGGAGGGACACATCTCAGATCTTCAGGAGGATGTAGAATCAGAGCGGGCTGCCCGGAATAAGGCTGAAAAAACCAAGAGAGACTTGGGAGAAGAGCTTGAAGCCCTCAAATCAGAGCTGGAGGACACACTGGACACCACAGCCACTCAGCAGGAGCTCAG GGCCAAACGTGAGCAGGAGGTGACTCTTTTGAAGAAAGCCATGGAGGAGGAGAGTCGTGTCCATGAGGCCCAGGTGCAGGAGATGAGACAGAAACATACCCAAGCTTTTGAGGAGCTTACAGAGCAGCTGGAGCAGTCCAAGAGA GTAAAGTCAAACCTGGAAAAAGCCAAGCAAGCTTTGGAGAAGGAAACATCAGAGCTCCATGTGGAGATCCGTTCTCTTACTCAGAGCAAACAGGATGTGGAAAACAAGAGGAAGAAGGTGGAAGGACAGCTTGCTGACCTGCAGTCTCGTTTCAATGATAGTGAGAGGCAGAAAGCCGAGCTGGGAGATCGGGTCTCTAAAATCACT GTGGAACTAGAGAGTGTTACCAACCTTCTTAATGAAGCAGAGGGGAAGAACATCAAACTTAACAAGGATGTGGCTAGCTTAACTTCTCAAGTGCAAGATACACAG GAGTTGCTGGCTGAAGAGACGAGACAAAAACTCCAGTTCTCCACCAAACTACGTCAAATGGAGGATGACCGTAATGCCCTTCAGGAGCAGCTTGAGGAAGAATCGGAAGCAAAGAGGAATGTGGAGAGGCAGGTTTCGACACTGAACATTCAG CTCGCTGACTTTAAGAAGAAGCTGGATGAGGTGTCAGGTAATGTTGAACTTTTAGAAGAAGGCAAGAAGCGGCTGCAGAGAGACCTGGAGGCTGCCAATACTCAGTTTGAGGAGAAGGCAGCAGCTTTCGACAAGCTTGAGAAGACCAAGAACAGACTGCAACAGGAGCTTGAGGACACGCTGATGGATTTGGACAACCAGAGACAGCTGGTGTCCAACCTTGAGAAGAAACAGAAGAAGTTTGATCAG ATGCTTGCTGAAGAGAAGAGCATCTCTAATAAGTATGCAGATGAGCGAGATCGCGCAGAGGCCGAGgccagagagaaagagaccaaAGCTCTTTCTTTAGCCAAAGCTCTTGAAGAAGCCCAAGAATCCCGTGAGGAGCTCGAAAGAGCCAATAAAGCCCTTCGTGCTGAAATGGAGGACCTGGTCAGCTCCAAAGATGATGTGGGCAAGAGT GTACATGAGCTTGAGAAGTCCAAACGTGGCCTGGAGGCTCAGGTAGAAGAGATGAAGACTCAGTTGGAAGAGCTGGAGGATGAATTACAGGCTGCAGAAGATGCCAAACTGCGCCTGGAAGTCAACATGCAGGCTCTGAAGGCCCAGTTTGAGCGAGATCTCCAGGGCAGAGATGAGCAAGGGGAGGAGAAGAAGAGGCAGTTGATCAAACAG GTGCGTGAGCTGGAAACTGAACTCGAAGATGAGCGTAAGCAAAGAACTCTAATAGCTGCTTCCAAGAAAAAAATGGAGGGAGACATAAAGGACCTTGAGGGCCAAGTTGAGACATCTAACAAGGGACGAGAAGAGGCGATCAAGCAGCTCCGCAAGCTCCAG GCTCAAATGAAAGACTTCCAAAGAGAGCTTGATGATGCTCGAGCTGCCAGGGAGGAAGTTTTATCCAGTGCCAAGGAGAGTGAGAGGAAGGCCAAGACTTTGGAGGCTGAACTTCTGCAGATGCATGAG GACTTGGCTGCAGCTGAGAGGGCTAAAAAGCAAGCTGAAGCTGAGAGAGATGAACTGGCTGACGAGTTGGCCAGCAATGCATCTGGAAA ATCTGCACTGGCTGATGAGAAGAGACGGTTGGAAGCGAAGATTCAACAGCTGGAGGAAGAGCTGGAGGAGGAGCAGGGCAATATGGAGATGCTTAATGACAAGCTGAGGAAGAGTGCCCAGCAG GTTGACCAACTTACCAACGAGCTCCAGGCTGAACGCACCACGTCCCAAAAGAACGAGAGCGCCAGACAGTTGATGGAGAGGCAGAATAAAGAGCTGAAAGCTAAACTCCAGGAGATGGAGAGCCAAGTCAAATCCAAATTTAAGTCCTCCATCACTGCTCTTGAGGCCAAAGTGGCACAACTGGAGGAACAACTTGAGCAGGAGAGCAG AGACAAGCAGAACACGGCAAAGGCAGTTCGCCAGAAGGATAAGAAACTCAAGGATTTGATGCTCCAAGTGGAAGATGAACGAAAACAAGCAGAACAATATAAAGACCAG GCGGATAAGGCGAATGCTCGTGTTAAACAGCTGAAGAGGCAGTTGGAAGAGAGCGAGGAAGAGTCCCAGCGAATCACCGCAGCCCGTAGAAAGCTTCAGAGAGAGCTGGATGAGGCCACAGAAGCCAATGATACCATGAGCCGTGAGGTCACTTCCCTCAAGAGCAAACTCAG GCGAGGCAACGATCCATCATCCTTCAGCAGTACACCGAGGCGCACAGGTGGTAGCAGACGGGGAATGATTGACAGCTCAGATGCTGCAGAGGATGATGCGGACATGCAGGGCGACCACAATGGAACCAAATCTAGTGAATAG